In Sphingobium sp. B2D3C, a genomic segment contains:
- a CDS encoding PAS domain-containing sensor histidine kinase → MNRTFSERAVILAPHGRDAEIAAAILNQAGIETEIVPSLDALVARLAQGLGFVMMTDEAVKAADLRPLVELIAAQQEWSDLPFVLLTQRGGGIERNPAAGRHLELLGNVTFLERPFHPTTLVSVATAALRARRRQYEARTRLEDIRAVEERYRLASKATNDAIWDWDFVTDYVTWNDALSIAYGHPVDQIENNGTWWIAQIHPDDRDEVDRTIHAAIDGSSDSWSGEYRFRRGDGSYAHVFDRGHIIRDAQGRALRMIGAMLDLSERMRVRAELAISEERLRLATDAAEVGFWDVDVVNDVLIWPPIVKGVFGISPDVEVSMQDFYEGLHPDDRAHTTEAYLAAADPNVRAIYDVEYRTIGKEDGLVRWVAAKGRGVFDEAGRCLRVVGTAIDVTARKRAEAELRELNEHLERRVTEEVAVREQAQAALRQAQKMEAVGQLTGGIAHDFNNMLAVVIGSLDLLSRRVMADDERAKRYIDAAIDGAQRAATLTHRLLAFSRQQPLNPEVLDPNKLVSGMSELLLHSLGGDVRLETVLAAGVWRTHADRNQLENAIVNLAVNARDAMPDGGHLTIETQNTHADDRYAAENFGVPAGQYVMIAVTDTGTGMPDDVIAKAFDPFFTTKAVGKGTGLGLSQVYGFVRQSGGHIKIYSEPGEGTTIKIYLPRFYGEAAGEIEQVRADLPRGDEQEVILVVEDEAAVRRFSVDALVELGYRVLEADGGHAALRVLDEHPEITLLFTDIIMPDINGRKLADEACRRRPDLKVLYTSGYTRNAVVHNGVVDPGVELLGKPFTVEQLAAKIRAVLEKA, encoded by the coding sequence ATGAACCGCACTTTTTCGGAGCGTGCCGTCATCCTCGCCCCTCACGGTCGGGATGCAGAGATCGCCGCCGCCATCCTCAACCAAGCCGGTATCGAAACCGAGATTGTCCCGTCGCTCGATGCGCTGGTCGCGCGCCTCGCACAGGGCCTTGGTTTCGTGATGATGACCGATGAAGCGGTCAAGGCGGCCGATCTGAGGCCGCTGGTTGAGCTCATCGCCGCGCAGCAGGAATGGTCCGATCTTCCCTTCGTCCTGCTCACCCAGCGCGGCGGCGGCATCGAGCGCAATCCGGCGGCCGGTCGTCATCTCGAATTGCTCGGCAACGTGACCTTTCTCGAACGCCCCTTTCACCCGACCACATTGGTCAGCGTCGCGACGGCCGCCTTGCGGGCACGCCGACGGCAATATGAAGCGCGAACCCGGCTTGAGGATATTCGCGCGGTCGAAGAACGCTACCGCCTAGCGAGCAAGGCGACGAACGACGCCATCTGGGATTGGGATTTCGTCACCGACTATGTGACCTGGAACGACGCGCTCTCCATCGCTTATGGCCACCCGGTCGACCAGATCGAGAATAACGGGACATGGTGGATCGCGCAGATCCACCCGGATGACCGGGACGAGGTGGACAGGACCATCCACGCGGCGATCGACGGCTCGTCGGACAGCTGGAGCGGAGAATATCGGTTCAGGCGGGGCGACGGGAGCTACGCCCACGTCTTCGATCGCGGCCACATCATCCGGGATGCGCAGGGGCGGGCCCTGCGTATGATCGGGGCGATGCTCGATCTGTCCGAACGGATGCGCGTCCGGGCCGAGCTGGCGATCAGCGAGGAGCGGCTGCGGCTGGCGACGGATGCCGCCGAGGTCGGCTTCTGGGACGTCGACGTGGTCAACGATGTTCTGATCTGGCCACCCATCGTGAAAGGGGTGTTCGGCATCTCGCCCGATGTCGAAGTGTCGATGCAGGATTTTTACGAAGGCCTCCATCCCGACGATCGCGCGCATACCACCGAAGCCTATCTGGCGGCCGCAGACCCCAATGTCCGCGCGATCTATGATGTCGAATATCGGACGATCGGCAAGGAAGATGGACTGGTGCGCTGGGTGGCCGCCAAGGGACGCGGCGTCTTCGACGAGGCCGGGCGGTGTCTGCGCGTCGTTGGCACGGCGATTGACGTGACGGCGCGCAAGCGGGCCGAGGCGGAACTGCGGGAGCTCAACGAGCATCTCGAGCGTCGCGTGACCGAGGAGGTGGCCGTGCGCGAGCAGGCGCAGGCGGCCTTGCGTCAGGCACAGAAAATGGAAGCTGTCGGCCAGCTGACCGGCGGCATCGCGCATGACTTCAACAATATGCTGGCCGTGGTGATCGGCTCACTCGACCTGTTGAGCCGGCGCGTCATGGCCGATGATGAGCGCGCGAAACGCTATATCGATGCCGCGATCGATGGTGCGCAGCGCGCCGCGACCCTGACCCATCGCCTCCTCGCATTCTCGCGCCAGCAGCCGCTCAATCCCGAGGTGCTCGATCCCAACAAGCTCGTCTCGGGCATGTCCGAGCTTCTGCTGCATTCGCTGGGCGGCGATGTCAGGCTGGAGACGGTTCTTGCGGCGGGCGTGTGGCGCACCCATGCCGACCGCAATCAGCTTGAAAACGCGATCGTCAATCTGGCGGTCAATGCCCGCGATGCCATGCCGGATGGCGGACACCTGACGATCGAAACGCAGAACACGCACGCCGATGATCGCTATGCCGCGGAGAATTTCGGCGTTCCGGCGGGCCAATATGTGATGATCGCCGTGACCGATACCGGCACGGGCATGCCGGACGACGTCATCGCCAAGGCGTTTGATCCGTTCTTCACCACCAAGGCGGTGGGCAAGGGCACCGGTCTGGGGCTGAGCCAGGTGTACGGATTTGTCCGGCAGTCGGGCGGGCATATCAAAATCTATTCCGAGCCGGGCGAGGGGACGACGATCAAGATCTATCTCCCTCGCTTCTATGGCGAGGCCGCCGGAGAGATCGAACAGGTGCGGGCCGACCTGCCGAGGGGCGATGAGCAGGAGGTCATTCTGGTGGTCGAGGATGAGGCCGCCGTCCGCCGCTTCAGCGTCGATGCGCTCGTGGAACTGGGCTATCGCGTGCTGGAAGCGGATGGCGGACATGCGGCGCTGCGCGTGCTCGACGAGCATCCGGAGATCACGCTCTTGTTCACGGACATCATCATGCCGGACATCAACGGCCGGAAACTCGCCGATGAAGCATGCCGCCGCCGGCCGGACCTGAAGGTGCTCTATACCAGCGGCTACACGCGGAACGCCGTCGTCCACAACGGTGTTGTCGATCCCGGTGTGGAGCTTCTCGGCAAGCCCTTCACGGTCGAGCAGCTCGCGGCCAAGATCCGGGCCGTTCTCGAAAAGGCCTAG
- a CDS encoding glucose-1-phosphate adenylyltransferase family protein has protein sequence MSQSNARHATSAALALVLAGGRGSRLHDLTSALAKPALPVGDVGRLIDFTLANVANSGIPRALVLTQYEPDALHRHLNQTWQRFGGIELDVLDGNECGPFNGTADAVVKISDQIDQEAPDHVVVLAGDHLYQMDYRPFIERHMLSNAKVTVGAVHVPLADADQFGVMTAGADGLITDFAEKPASPAEAPDRPGHAFASMGIYVFTWQLLRQVLVELAPLHEDLDFGKHVLPRLVAERGAYVYALPGRGQAAPLWRDLGTVDAYHGIHADIASGRVALDPSWPVAGRRAIGLPVRSATVSDRPAWPGHMIGQGASVGERAQLRNVVVMPGARVGSDVRIDNAIVTGDAVIPDGFDLSAALRQCGDSCLVSEGGIRLLSAQAMSRLAGAKRSAKPHYASADESPRRMLAPGL, from the coding sequence ATGAGCCAATCGAATGCCCGGCATGCGACTTCTGCGGCGCTGGCTCTTGTCCTGGCAGGCGGTCGGGGCAGTCGCCTTCATGATCTGACCAGCGCACTCGCCAAACCTGCTCTGCCGGTCGGCGATGTGGGCAGGCTCATCGATTTCACGCTGGCGAATGTCGCCAATTCCGGCATCCCCCGCGCATTGGTGCTCACCCAATATGAGCCCGACGCGCTGCATCGCCATTTGAACCAGACATGGCAGCGCTTTGGCGGCATCGAGCTAGACGTGCTCGACGGCAATGAATGCGGCCCCTTCAACGGAACGGCGGACGCGGTCGTCAAGATCAGCGACCAGATCGACCAGGAAGCGCCGGATCATGTCGTGGTCCTCGCGGGCGATCACCTTTACCAGATGGACTACCGGCCGTTCATCGAACGCCACATGCTGAGCAACGCGAAAGTGACGGTCGGCGCGGTGCACGTCCCGCTGGCCGACGCCGACCAATTCGGCGTCATGACGGCTGGCGCGGATGGCCTGATCACCGATTTCGCGGAGAAGCCGGCCTCGCCTGCGGAAGCGCCGGACCGTCCCGGTCATGCCTTTGCATCGATGGGCATCTATGTCTTCACCTGGCAGCTGCTGCGGCAGGTGCTGGTCGAACTGGCTCCGCTCCATGAGGATCTGGATTTCGGCAAGCATGTCCTCCCCCGGCTGGTGGCCGAGCGAGGCGCCTATGTCTACGCGCTGCCCGGGCGTGGGCAGGCCGCGCCCCTGTGGCGCGATCTCGGCACGGTGGATGCCTATCATGGCATTCATGCCGATATCGCCAGCGGCCGGGTCGCGCTAGATCCCTCGTGGCCGGTCGCCGGGCGGCGCGCCATTGGCCTGCCGGTGCGGTCGGCCACGGTTTCCGACCGTCCGGCCTGGCCGGGCCATATGATCGGCCAGGGTGCCAGCGTCGGCGAGCGAGCCCAGCTTCGCAACGTCGTGGTGATGCCCGGCGCGCGGGTCGGCTCGGATGTGCGCATCGACAATGCGATCGTGACCGGCGATGCCGTCATTCCCGACGGCTTCGATCTCTCCGCAGCGCTCAGGCAGTGCGGCGACAGCTGCCTCGTCTCGGAAGGCGGCATTCGCCTCCTGTCCGCGCAGGCGATGAGCCGGCTCGCCGGCGCGAAACGATCCGCCAAGCCCCATTATGCCTCGGCAGATGAGAGCCCCCGGAGAATGCTGGCGCCCGGACTTTGA
- a CDS encoding inorganic phosphate transporter — protein sequence MHNLAFPLLVGLIVIALAFDYLNGLHDAANSIATVVATRLLGPVAAVVFAAFFNFAAYFLMLAFPSLHKVAETIGAGLVSQDLITPAVIFGALIGAMFWNVVTWLKGIPSSSSHALIGGLIGAGMAHAGISGIQWSGLNKTLIAIVLSPTLGMLLSMLIMLATSWVFRRATARGAEHAFRYLHLLSSAAYSVSHGLNDAQKTMGIITVLLYSTGYLTGEFAVPHWVAIACYIAIALGTLTGGWKIIETMGSRITKLSQHQGFSASLGGSIMVFTASLMGIPVSTTHTITGCVIGAGTARRASAVRWGVAQSVMIAWIITIPASAVVGAAFYFLARLF from the coding sequence ATGCACAACCTCGCTTTTCCGCTGCTGGTCGGCCTGATCGTCATCGCGCTCGCATTCGATTATCTCAATGGCTTGCATGATGCCGCCAACTCGATTGCGACCGTGGTGGCGACGCGCCTGCTCGGCCCGGTCGCGGCGGTGGTTTTCGCGGCCTTCTTCAATTTCGCGGCCTATTTTCTCATGCTGGCCTTCCCGAGCCTGCACAAGGTCGCCGAGACGATCGGCGCGGGCCTCGTCAGCCAGGATCTGATCACGCCGGCCGTCATCTTCGGCGCGCTGATCGGCGCCATGTTCTGGAATGTGGTGACGTGGCTCAAGGGCATTCCCTCCTCCAGCAGCCATGCCCTGATCGGCGGCCTCATCGGCGCGGGGATGGCCCATGCCGGCATCTCCGGCATCCAGTGGAGCGGCCTCAACAAGACGCTGATCGCCATCGTGCTCTCGCCCACGCTGGGCATGCTGCTCTCCATGCTCATCATGCTGGCGACGAGCTGGGTGTTCCGCCGGGCCACCGCCCGGGGCGCCGAGCATGCATTTCGCTATCTGCACCTGTTGTCCTCGGCCGCCTATTCCGTCAGCCACGGCCTCAATGACGCGCAGAAGACCATGGGCATCATCACGGTGCTGCTCTATTCGACCGGCTATCTCACCGGCGAATTCGCGGTGCCGCACTGGGTCGCGATTGCCTGCTATATCGCGATCGCGCTGGGCACGCTGACGGGCGGCTGGAAGATCATCGAGACGATGGGCTCGCGGATCACCAAGCTCTCGCAGCACCAGGGATTCAGCGCCTCGCTTGGCGGCTCGATCATGGTGTTCACGGCCTCGCTGATGGGCATTCCCGTTTCGACCACCCACACGATTACCGGCTGCGTGATCGGGGCGGGCACCGCGCGACGGGCCTCCGCCGTGCGGTGGGGCGTGGCGCAGAGCGTCATGATCGCCTGGATCATCACCATTCCGGCCTCCGCTGTCGTGGGCGCCGCCTTTTACTTTCTGGCCCGGCTGTTCTGA
- a CDS encoding sugar nucleotide-binding protein: protein MDAVSTQLAPLALWGGCECTINRVGDDYLDQSARSGHSNRPEDLDRLAGLGVTALRYPLLWESFARSDQREALWAWHADRLGRLRALGIRPILGLIHHGSGPAPTHLLDPAFAAGLADHAREAAERFPWVQDWTPVNEPLTTARFSALYGHWYPHLHDETAFWTALLNQIDAIRGAMDAIRTIIPAARLVQTEDLGHTDATPQRAAQAGFDNHRRWATWDLLTGRLVAGHALWDHLEGLGLSDRLRDIASAPCPPAVIGLNHYLTSDRFLDHRLERHPPASHGACALGPVADVEAVRAIAHPPGLEGAIRAAWERYEVPIVLTEVHNGCTREEQMRWLDEAWTTATALRADGICIEAVTVWSLFGAFDWDSLLTQKAGHYESGVFDVRGAQPRETALAPMMRALAGGARPAHPVLHGQGWWRRPGRLTGAATEPRAIDVPPAPEARPLLILGATGTLGQAFAGACSLRDIDHRLVGRDVIDLHDAATIADALDRLRPWAVINCAGWVRVDEAEGSADACLATNFTGCVALAAACAQRDIHYSCFSSDLVFDGHGRRAYVESDAPAPLNVYGESKARAEAGVLAAGGRALVIRTASFFSPYDPHNFAMHLVAALRTERVFHAVGDCITSPTYVPDLVRATLDLVIDDECGIWHLTSDGAFSWAQFAHAVGERMELPTDLIETVSIDAMNWPARRPRHAPMSSERGLIMPSLASAIDRFALHLG, encoded by the coding sequence TTGGACGCCGTATCGACCCAGCTTGCCCCTCTCGCCCTGTGGGGCGGGTGCGAATGCACGATCAATCGCGTCGGGGATGATTATCTCGATCAGTCGGCGCGGAGCGGGCACAGCAATCGACCCGAAGATCTGGATCGATTGGCCGGACTGGGCGTGACGGCGCTGCGCTACCCCTTGCTTTGGGAGAGCTTTGCCCGAAGCGACCAGCGCGAGGCGCTTTGGGCGTGGCACGCCGACCGGCTGGGGCGCCTGCGCGCGCTTGGCATCCGCCCGATCCTCGGCCTGATCCATCATGGCAGCGGTCCCGCCCCCACCCACTTGCTGGACCCGGCATTTGCGGCGGGTCTTGCCGATCACGCGCGGGAGGCGGCCGAGCGGTTCCCCTGGGTCCAGGATTGGACGCCGGTCAACGAGCCTCTCACCACTGCGCGCTTTTCCGCCCTTTATGGTCATTGGTATCCCCATCTTCACGACGAGACGGCTTTCTGGACCGCGCTCCTCAACCAGATCGATGCCATTCGGGGGGCGATGGACGCGATCCGCACGATCATTCCCGCGGCGCGCCTCGTTCAAACAGAGGATCTGGGGCACACGGACGCGACACCGCAGCGGGCCGCTCAGGCAGGCTTCGACAATCATCGCCGCTGGGCGACCTGGGATTTGCTGACCGGCCGCCTGGTAGCAGGGCACGCACTTTGGGATCATCTCGAGGGTCTGGGACTGTCGGATCGTCTGCGCGACATCGCTTCCGCGCCATGCCCGCCGGCCGTCATCGGCCTCAATCACTATCTCACCAGCGACCGCTTCCTCGATCACCGGCTGGAGCGCCATCCCCCGGCCAGCCATGGCGCTTGCGCCCTCGGGCCGGTTGCCGACGTCGAAGCGGTCAGAGCCATAGCTCACCCCCCGGGCCTTGAAGGCGCCATTCGCGCCGCCTGGGAGCGCTATGAGGTGCCCATCGTGCTCACCGAGGTGCACAATGGCTGCACGCGCGAGGAGCAGATGCGCTGGCTCGATGAGGCCTGGACAACGGCCACGGCGCTCCGCGCGGACGGCATCTGCATCGAGGCAGTGACAGTCTGGAGCCTGTTCGGCGCGTTCGACTGGGACAGCCTGCTCACCCAAAAGGCCGGCCATTATGAGAGCGGCGTGTTCGACGTGCGGGGCGCCCAGCCGCGAGAGACCGCTTTGGCGCCGATGATGCGCGCACTGGCAGGAGGCGCAAGGCCGGCTCATCCCGTCCTGCATGGACAGGGATGGTGGCGTCGACCCGGGCGCCTCACCGGGGCTGCGACAGAGCCACGCGCGATCGATGTACCGCCGGCTCCAGAAGCGCGCCCGCTCTTGATCTTGGGTGCAACCGGAACCTTGGGCCAGGCCTTTGCGGGGGCCTGTTCGCTCCGTGATATCGATCATCGGCTGGTCGGACGAGACGTCATCGACCTGCACGATGCCGCCACGATTGCCGACGCGCTGGATCGGTTGCGGCCCTGGGCCGTCATCAACTGCGCAGGCTGGGTGCGGGTGGATGAAGCAGAGGGCAGCGCCGATGCCTGCCTTGCAACCAATTTCACAGGCTGCGTCGCCCTTGCAGCCGCCTGCGCGCAACGCGACATCCATTATAGCTGCTTCTCCAGCGACCTCGTCTTCGATGGCCATGGTCGGCGCGCTTATGTGGAAAGCGACGCGCCAGCGCCGCTCAACGTCTACGGAGAGAGCAAGGCGCGGGCCGAGGCGGGTGTTCTGGCGGCTGGCGGGCGCGCCCTGGTTATCAGAACCGCATCCTTCTTCTCACCCTATGATCCGCACAATTTCGCCATGCATCTGGTGGCGGCGCTGCGGACCGAACGCGTATTTCACGCCGTGGGGGATTGCATCACCTCGCCCACTTATGTGCCCGATCTCGTCCGCGCCACGCTCGACCTCGTGATCGATGACGAGTGCGGCATCTGGCACCTCACCAGCGACGGCGCTTTTTCCTGGGCGCAGTTTGCGCATGCCGTGGGCGAAAGGATGGAGCTGCCGACCGATCTGATCGAAACGGTCTCCATCGACGCGATGAACTGGCCGGCGCGGCGGCCCCGCCATGCGCCGATGAGCAGCGAGCGCGGCCTGATCATGCCCAGCCTGGCTTCGGCAATCGACCGCTTTGCCCTGCACCTTGGCTGA
- a CDS encoding DUF47 family protein, with translation MKQIAALPYRAEGDALDAPIRILLITSRETKRWVIPKGNGSAGKLPHQAAAAEAEEEAGIVGAVCPTPLGTYRYRKRRRNGANLMVDVEVFPLAVNRELTDWKEQHERERRWFSLSEAADAVDEPDLSDLIRSFAASEFKAATRRQSVMDTVAHTSGISRMFGWFQRLLPKQGNFFDLFEAHVQTVVAGADALTRLLHDGDSRDDHIREVIERETDADEIIREVLHLVRKTFLTPFDRSAIISLVSSTDDAIDEMQSAVAAIDIYDVHDFDQEMKDMAAIIVDSTRVLAEAMPLLRNVAQNGKRLHELTERLVRMEGHADAIHSEGLKQAYRKFRTADPMAFIVRREIYKHLERIVDALEDVANAIDGIVIDHS, from the coding sequence ATCAAACAGATTGCGGCACTACCCTATCGGGCTGAAGGCGATGCGCTGGATGCACCGATCCGGATTCTGCTCATCACCTCGCGCGAGACGAAGCGCTGGGTGATTCCCAAGGGCAATGGATCGGCGGGCAAGCTCCCGCATCAGGCGGCCGCGGCCGAAGCCGAGGAAGAAGCCGGCATCGTCGGGGCCGTCTGCCCGACGCCGTTGGGGACCTATCGCTATCGCAAAAGGCGGCGTAACGGCGCCAACTTGATGGTGGACGTCGAGGTGTTCCCGCTGGCGGTCAATCGGGAACTCACAGACTGGAAAGAGCAGCACGAGCGCGAGCGGCGGTGGTTCAGCCTGAGCGAGGCGGCCGATGCCGTCGACGAGCCGGATCTGAGCGATCTGATCCGATCCTTCGCAGCATCCGAGTTCAAGGCGGCGACACGGCGCCAATCGGTGATGGACACCGTTGCGCATACTTCAGGGATAAGCAGGATGTTTGGTTGGTTTCAGCGTCTTTTGCCCAAGCAGGGCAATTTCTTCGATCTGTTCGAAGCGCATGTCCAGACCGTGGTCGCCGGCGCCGACGCGTTGACCCGGCTGCTGCATGACGGGGACAGCCGCGATGACCATATTCGCGAGGTGATCGAGCGGGAAACCGATGCCGACGAGATCATCCGCGAGGTGCTTCACCTCGTCCGCAAGACGTTCCTCACGCCCTTCGACCGCAGCGCGATCATCAGCCTTGTGAGTTCAACCGACGATGCGATCGATGAGATGCAGTCGGCAGTGGCGGCCATCGACATCTATGACGTGCACGACTTCGATCAGGAAATGAAGGACATGGCAGCGATCATCGTCGACAGCACGCGCGTGCTGGCGGAAGCCATGCCGCTGCTGCGCAATGTCGCCCAGAACGGCAAGCGCCTGCATGAACTGACCGAGCGGCTTGTGCGGATGGAAGGCCATGCCGACGCCATCCACAGCGAGGGGCTGAAGCAGGCCTATCGCAAGTTCCGGACGGCCGATCCCATGGCGTTCATCGTCCGGCGCGAGATCTACAAGCATCTGGAGCGGATCGTCGACGCGCTCGAGGATGTCGCGAATGCGATTGACGGCATCGTCATCGACCATAGCTGA
- a CDS encoding right-handed parallel beta-helix repeat-containing protein → MRPGRGLKLIAAALSLTAAHARAETYHVNAITGDDRFDGRVATQPFRSLARLGSVKLKPGDRVLLAAGSVWKEPLTITQSGSRGAPIVVGATGSGARPRIDAGGVSPHAVAILNASYVTVSGLELTNDGPPAGSRYGVLVSAENVGVVRGIRISDMYIHDVRGTNDRKDNGGIVFQALGPRFPTRFDDLAIERNIIWRVDRSGIAGISDQVTAARWYPSYDIVIRDNYLEDVGGDGIVPRGTDGALIEHNIVRYAAGRAPGYSAGIWQWSTDHSLIQLNEAAYTRTRYDGQGFDSDFNSRRTTIAYNYSHDNAGGFLLICSPKANDKDNIGNRGTVVRHNVSQNDGTRIFQLSGTISDALIEKNVIHVAKGKDVQMVVATEWQGWASDVRFRNNRFAVAGTARYGSEVGRQGPDYLISAGFSPAQFIRFTGNDYLGAHVDPPRDEVGLMKADYKAPSLDWAVPTFDPAKPDGFVDYLARHRQWMLAMLERELGAPVKLLTPRRASVFEARR, encoded by the coding sequence ATGCGCCCGGGCAGAGGCCTCAAGCTCATCGCGGCGGCGCTCAGCCTCACCGCTGCCCATGCCAGGGCAGAGACCTATCATGTGAACGCGATCACGGGGGATGATCGTTTCGACGGTCGGGTTGCAACGCAGCCATTTCGCTCGCTCGCCCGCCTAGGCAGCGTGAAGCTCAAGCCGGGCGACAGGGTTCTGCTGGCGGCAGGGTCGGTCTGGAAAGAACCGCTCACCATCACCCAATCGGGCAGCAGAGGGGCGCCCATTGTCGTCGGGGCAACCGGTTCAGGGGCGCGCCCCCGCATCGACGCTGGCGGCGTCTCGCCCCATGCGGTGGCGATCCTCAATGCAAGCTATGTGACGGTGAGTGGCCTTGAACTGACCAATGATGGCCCGCCTGCCGGCTCGCGCTATGGCGTGCTCGTGTCGGCCGAAAATGTCGGCGTCGTCCGCGGCATCCGCATCAGCGACATGTACATCCATGATGTGCGCGGCACGAACGATCGCAAGGACAATGGCGGCATCGTCTTTCAGGCGCTCGGCCCGCGCTTTCCGACCCGTTTCGATGACCTTGCGATCGAGCGCAACATCATCTGGCGTGTCGACCGCTCCGGCATTGCCGGGATCAGCGATCAGGTCACCGCCGCGCGCTGGTATCCAAGCTATGATATCGTGATCCGGGACAATTATCTGGAAGACGTTGGCGGCGACGGCATCGTGCCGCGCGGCACCGATGGCGCGCTGATCGAGCATAATATCGTCCGCTATGCCGCCGGCCGGGCGCCCGGATACAGCGCCGGAATCTGGCAGTGGAGCACGGATCACAGCCTCATCCAGCTCAATGAAGCTGCCTACACCCGCACGCGCTATGACGGTCAGGGTTTCGATTCCGACTTCAACTCGCGCCGGACGACCATCGCGTACAATTACAGTCACGATAATGCCGGCGGCTTTCTGCTGATCTGCTCGCCTAAAGCCAATGACAAGGACAATATCGGCAATCGCGGCACAGTGGTGCGTCACAATGTCAGCCAGAATGACGGGACGCGCATCTTTCAGCTGTCAGGCACGATTTCGGACGCCTTGATCGAGAAGAATGTGATCCACGTCGCCAAGGGCAAGGACGTCCAGATGGTGGTCGCCACCGAGTGGCAGGGCTGGGCGAGCGACGTCCGCTTCCGCAACAATCGCTTCGCGGTGGCGGGCACGGCGCGTTATGGCAGCGAGGTCGGCCGTCAGGGGCCGGATTATCTGATCTCGGCCGGCTTCTCTCCGGCTCAGTTCATTCGCTTCACGGGCAACGACTATCTCGGCGCTCATGTCGATCCGCCCCGCGACGAGGTCGGCCTGATGAAGGCTGACTATAAGGCCCCCTCGCTCGATTGGGCGGTGCCGACATTCGACCCGGCCAAGCCGGACGGCTTCGTGGATTATCTCGCGCGCCACCGCCAGTGGATGCTCGCCATGCTGGAGCGAGAACTGGGCGCGCCGGTAAAGCTGCTCACGCCCCGCCGCGCGTCGGTCTTCGAGGCGCGACGGTAG
- a CDS encoding ATPase domain-containing protein: MDRTAKASSGIEGLDDVTAGGFACGRLFLVEGDPGTGKTTIASQFLMNGAEAGERGLYITLSETEEELRETAASHGWALNEQFHIFELVPPETLLDENQQQSLLYSSDLELGETTKRILEAIERVKPQRVVIDSLSEIRLLAQSSLRYRRQILALKHYFAKHNATVLMLDDLTSDTNDKTVHSVAHGVLRLEELAPLYGSERRRLRMLKYRGQRYRGGYHDFVIDTGGVRVFPRLVSLEHKSDFVRATAPTESAELNALLGGGFDSGTSTLILGPTGTGKSLLALNLVKGCIARGETAAMFVFDEELGLLADRAKGLGIDVWRLVSDGKLIIEQVDAAEMSPGEFAHRVRATVEEHGIRTVVIDSLNGYRAAMPEESALVLHIHELLQYLNRRGASTFLTVTQHGVVGDMQAPVDITYLADTVVLLRYFEAVGHVRRAISIVKKRSGVHENTIREYRIDAQGITIGEPLTHFQGVLRGIPTMVGAGNLMDLGQDKRG, from the coding sequence ATGGATCGGACGGCGAAGGCGTCGAGTGGGATTGAGGGGCTTGATGATGTGACGGCGGGCGGCTTTGCCTGCGGCAGGCTGTTCCTCGTCGAGGGCGATCCCGGCACCGGCAAGACGACCATCGCAAGCCAGTTTCTCATGAACGGCGCAGAGGCGGGGGAGCGGGGGCTGTATATCACCCTGTCCGAAACCGAGGAGGAACTGCGTGAAACCGCTGCCTCGCACGGCTGGGCACTGAACGAGCAGTTCCACATTTTCGAACTCGTACCGCCCGAGACGCTGCTGGACGAGAATCAGCAGCAGAGCCTGCTCTACTCCTCTGACCTCGAACTGGGCGAAACCACCAAGCGCATCCTCGAGGCGATCGAGCGGGTCAAGCCGCAGCGGGTGGTGATCGACAGTCTCTCGGAAATCCGGCTGCTCGCGCAAAGTTCGCTGCGCTACCGCCGCCAGATTCTGGCCCTGAAGCACTATTTCGCCAAGCATAATGCAACCGTGCTGATGCTCGACGATCTGACCTCCGACACCAATGACAAGACGGTGCACAGCGTCGCTCATGGCGTGCTGCGGCTTGAGGAGCTGGCACCGCTTTACGGTTCGGAACGCCGCCGGCTTCGGATGCTCAAATATCGCGGCCAGCGCTATCGCGGCGGCTATCATGATTTCGTGATCGATACCGGCGGTGTCCGGGTTTTTCCGCGACTGGTGTCGCTGGAGCATAAATCCGATTTCGTGCGGGCCACCGCGCCCACGGAAAGCGCCGAACTCAATGCCCTGCTCGGCGGGGGCTTTGACTCCGGCACCAGCACGCTGATCCTCGGCCCGACGGGAACGGGCAAATCCCTCCTGGCGCTCAATCTCGTGAAAGGGTGCATCGCGCGCGGAGAGACGGCGGCCATGTTCGTCTTCGATGAGGAACTCGGCCTGCTGGCCGATCGGGCCAAGGGGCTTGGCATCGATGTGTGGCGCCTCGTTTCAGACGGCAAGCTCATCATCGAGCAGGTCGATGCAGCCGAAATGTCGCCCGGCGAGTTTGCTCATCGGGTGCGCGCGACTGTCGAGGAGCATGGCATCCGCACCGTCGTGATCGACAGCCTGAACGGATATCGCGCGGCGATGCCGGAGGAGAGCGCGCTTGTCCTCCACATTCACGAGCTGCTTCAATATCTCAATCGGCGCGGCGCGAGCACGTTCCTTACCGTCACGCAGCATGGCGTGGTGGGAGACATGCAGGCGCCGGTGGACATCACCTATCTGGCCGATACGGTCGTGCTGCTGCGCTATTTCGAGGCGGTGGGCCATGTCCGGCGGGCCATCTCGATCGTCAAGAAGCGCTCGGGCGTCCATGAGAATACGATCCGCGAATATCGTATCGACGCACAAGGCATCACCATCGGCGAGCCGCTGACGCATTTTCAGGGTGTGTTGCGTGGCATCCCCACGATGGTCGGTGCCGGCAATCTGATGGATCTCGGCCAGGACAAGCGCGGCTGA